A genomic stretch from Vibrio neptunius includes:
- a CDS encoding sugar transferase has translation MKRFIDIVASLMVLVLLSPVILLVAWKIRKNLGSPVLFRQTRPGLYGKPFEMVKFRTMKDAFDQKGNPLPDSERMTPFGDKLRNSSLDELPELWNVIKGDMSLVGPRPLLMQYLPLYSEEQARRHEVKPGVTGLAQVNGRNAISWDDKFKMDVWYVDHQTLWLDIKIILLTVKKVLIKEGISADGEATMPPFQGSNTNEKK, from the coding sequence GTTAGTTCTTCTGTCTCCAGTTATTCTTCTTGTGGCCTGGAAGATCCGTAAGAACTTAGGGTCACCAGTTTTGTTTCGCCAGACTCGTCCAGGTTTATACGGTAAGCCTTTTGAAATGGTTAAGTTTCGCACTATGAAGGATGCCTTCGATCAGAAAGGAAATCCATTGCCTGATTCCGAGCGTATGACACCTTTTGGAGATAAGCTCAGAAATAGCAGTTTAGATGAGCTCCCAGAATTATGGAACGTGATTAAAGGTGATATGAGCTTGGTTGGACCTCGTCCTCTACTAATGCAATACCTCCCTCTATACAGCGAAGAGCAGGCTCGTCGTCATGAGGTCAAACCTGGCGTGACTGGTTTGGCTCAGGTTAATGGACGTAATGCTATCAGTTGGGATGATAAGTTCAAAATGGACGTCTGGTATGTGGATCATCAAACTTTATGGCTAGATATAAAAATTATCTTATTGACTGTAAAGAAAGTCCTTATAAAAGAAGGTATATCAGCTGATGGGGAAGCGACGATGCCACCATTTCAAGGGAGCAATACTAATGAAAAAAAATAA
- the pssA gene encoding CDP-diacylglycerol--serine O-phosphatidyltransferase: MMTNRNLFEQLPTLAQDPTQFETLYAAKDFRIRLIEAIRQASKRIYLVALYLEDDEAGREILTELYEAKQRNPGLEINVCVDWHRAQRGLIGAEPGETNASMYKSFADNYEHRIPIYGVPVRGREVFGVLHLKGFIIDDQVIYSGASLNNIYLNYKERYRFDRYHVLNNKALADTMVNFVQKEMIEHPAVNNLACSNKPETKEIKTQIRQLRASLAKSTYQFESQEVSQEQVAVTPIVGVGKKRNKLNQGINQLLSQAKDEIFICTPYFNFPRSVAKEVKKALKRGVKVTIVVGDKTANDFYISPEEEFKTIGGLPYLYERNLRQFAKSNEANIASRKLSINVWKHEDNSFHLKGIWVDKRYMLITGNNLNPRAWNLDLENALFIQDNFHHLTPQFEKEVENILQHTQLICTYRQLEKAEDYPDAVQKLIRKITRVRADRVLKQIL, from the coding sequence ATGATGACTAATAGGAACTTATTCGAACAACTTCCTACTTTGGCGCAAGATCCTACTCAATTTGAGACACTTTATGCGGCTAAAGATTTTCGAATTCGCTTAATTGAAGCGATTCGTCAGGCAAGTAAACGAATCTACCTGGTTGCTCTTTATTTGGAGGATGATGAGGCGGGAAGAGAAATCTTAACCGAGCTCTACGAAGCGAAGCAACGTAACCCTGGCCTCGAGATCAATGTATGTGTCGACTGGCACCGGGCTCAACGTGGCTTAATTGGTGCTGAACCTGGCGAAACCAACGCCTCTATGTATAAAAGCTTCGCGGATAATTACGAGCACAGAATTCCAATCTATGGTGTTCCGGTTCGAGGACGTGAAGTATTCGGCGTTTTGCACTTAAAAGGCTTCATTATTGATGACCAAGTTATCTACAGTGGTGCAAGCCTTAACAACATCTATCTCAATTACAAAGAGCGTTATCGTTTTGACCGATATCATGTGCTAAACAACAAAGCACTCGCCGATACGATGGTCAACTTCGTTCAGAAAGAGATGATTGAGCACCCTGCTGTTAATAATCTCGCTTGTTCAAATAAGCCTGAGACTAAAGAGATAAAAACTCAAATTCGCCAATTACGAGCTTCTCTTGCTAAATCCACTTATCAATTTGAGTCACAAGAAGTCTCTCAAGAACAGGTTGCTGTTACACCTATCGTAGGGGTTGGAAAGAAACGCAACAAGCTCAATCAAGGCATTAACCAGTTACTTTCACAAGCCAAAGATGAAATCTTCATTTGCACACCTTATTTTAACTTCCCTCGCAGCGTAGCCAAGGAAGTAAAAAAAGCGCTAAAGCGTGGTGTGAAGGTGACTATCGTCGTAGGTGATAAAACTGCCAATGACTTTTATATTTCACCTGAGGAAGAGTTTAAAACCATCGGTGGTCTGCCTTACCTTTATGAGCGCAATTTGCGTCAGTTTGCTAAGTCAAATGAAGCCAATATCGCCAGTCGCAAACTGTCTATCAATGTATGGAAACACGAAGACAACAGTTTCCATTTAAAGGGTATTTGGGTAGATAAACGCTATATGTTGATTACGGGCAACAACCTCAACCCTCGAGCTTGGAACTTAGACTTGGAAAACGCTCTCTTTATTCAAGACAACTTTCATCACTTAACACCTCAGTTTGAAAAAGAAGTGGAAAATATTCTTCAGCACACTCAGCTAATTTGTACTTACAGACAATTAGAAAAAGCGGAAGACTACCCTGATGCAGTGCAGAAACTAATACGAAAGATAACTCGTGTAAGAGCAGATCGGGTGTTGAAGCAGATATTGTAA
- the birA gene encoding bifunctional biotin--[acetyl-CoA-carboxylase] ligase/biotin operon repressor BirA: MKEHSAKLSILKALSQGGFHSGEELGDQLGVSRAAISKHIKGIQAWGVDVFSVQGKGYQLAKPMQLLDKDLLQKSLANRVELMPVIDSTNQYLLDRVDSLESGAVCLAEYQAKGRGRRGREWVSPFGSNLYLSIFWRLDAGMAAAMGLSLVVGVAIVEALEEMGLAGVKLKWPNDLYYQDKKLAGILVEMSGQAGAAANLVIGMGLNLMMSEATEGITQPWASLDEVADNQEIDRNQLAINMITTLHKALDDYELCGMAGFVERWNRLDNFINRPVKLIMGPREICGIAKGINGQGAVILETEDGLQTYIGGEISLRSNQ, encoded by the coding sequence ATGAAAGAGCATTCAGCCAAACTTTCTATCTTGAAGGCTTTATCTCAAGGCGGCTTTCATTCCGGAGAAGAACTAGGAGATCAACTTGGCGTATCTAGAGCCGCGATCAGCAAGCATATTAAAGGTATCCAAGCTTGGGGAGTTGATGTGTTTAGCGTACAGGGCAAGGGCTACCAGCTCGCCAAACCTATGCAACTGCTCGATAAAGACCTACTGCAAAAAAGTTTAGCTAACCGCGTCGAGCTGATGCCTGTTATTGACTCTACCAACCAATATCTGCTCGACAGAGTCGATAGCTTAGAGTCAGGGGCTGTGTGCCTTGCAGAGTATCAAGCTAAAGGCAGAGGTCGCCGCGGGCGCGAGTGGGTATCTCCTTTTGGCTCAAACTTATACCTATCGATATTTTGGCGTTTAGATGCCGGTATGGCGGCCGCAATGGGATTAAGTCTGGTAGTTGGTGTGGCGATCGTTGAAGCTCTCGAAGAGATGGGGCTGGCCGGGGTAAAACTAAAGTGGCCGAATGATCTCTACTATCAAGACAAGAAGCTCGCAGGTATTTTGGTCGAAATGTCAGGCCAAGCGGGTGCAGCGGCCAACCTTGTTATAGGAATGGGGCTCAACTTGATGATGTCAGAAGCCACAGAGGGCATTACCCAACCTTGGGCTAGCTTAGATGAAGTTGCCGATAATCAAGAGATTGATAGAAACCAACTTGCGATTAACATGATAACCACCCTTCATAAGGCTTTGGATGACTATGAGCTATGCGGGATGGCGGGTTTTGTTGAGAGATGGAACCGTTTGGACAACTTTATCAATCGTCCAGTGAAACTCATTATGGGGCCTAGAGAGATTTGTGGAATCGCTAAAGGTATCAACGGTCAAGGTGCGGTCATTTTAGAAACCGAGGATGGGTTACAAACCTACATCGGCGGTGAAATCAGTCTTCGTTCTAATCAGTAA
- a CDS encoding acetyltransferase, whose translation MKKNKLIGVYGASGFGREVMPLVKKQYQADHDIVFIDDSKQKDSINDCKVLTYNEFIGVPDTNKSAVIAIADAQIREKLMARLEIDSVSILTTRADNVVVLDQNKIGEGAILCPFVTITSNAEIGKGFHANIYSYVAHDCVIGDYVTFAPGVKCNGNVHIDDFAYIGTGAVIKQGTPEKPLLIGKGAIVGMGAVVTKSVKAGDTVFGNPAKSLKRGS comes from the coding sequence ATGAAAAAAAATAAGCTAATAGGCGTATATGGTGCTAGTGGGTTTGGTCGAGAAGTTATGCCTCTAGTAAAAAAACAGTACCAAGCAGACCACGATATAGTATTTATCGATGACTCCAAGCAGAAAGATAGTATCAATGATTGTAAAGTTCTGACGTATAATGAGTTTATTGGTGTTCCAGACACGAATAAAAGCGCCGTTATTGCCATCGCAGACGCTCAGATTCGCGAGAAACTTATGGCGCGGCTTGAAATAGATAGTGTATCTATCTTGACAACTCGTGCAGATAATGTGGTCGTGTTAGATCAAAATAAAATAGGTGAAGGAGCGATTCTGTGCCCGTTTGTTACAATTACATCCAACGCTGAGATAGGTAAAGGATTTCACGCCAATATATACAGTTACGTAGCACATGATTGTGTGATTGGAGATTATGTTACATTCGCACCAGGAGTGAAATGTAACGGCAATGTTCATATTGACGATTTTGCTTATATAGGCACAGGCGCCGTCATTAAGCAAGGCACACCTGAGAAACCTCTACTAATAGGTAAAGGTGCAATAGTCGGAATGGGTGCAGTTGTTACGAAAAGTGTCAAAGCAGGTGATACGGTGTTTGGAAATCCTGCTAAGTCTTTAAAAAGAGGTAGTTAG
- a CDS encoding MaoC family dehydratase, with amino-acid sequence MHISNGMPIDEIDVGMSVSYSQTITDADVKQFAGISGDHNPVHVDEVYASESRFKRRIAHGLLSGSFFSGMFGTRLPGHGCVYVSQSFNFKRPVYLGDTVTAIATVKSIDVSTRRVIFDTVCKVRGKTVIDGVAEIYIP; translated from the coding sequence ATGCATATATCTAATGGAATGCCCATTGATGAAATAGACGTTGGTATGAGTGTATCATATTCGCAAACAATTACCGATGCAGACGTTAAGCAGTTTGCTGGCATTTCTGGAGATCATAATCCAGTTCATGTTGATGAGGTTTATGCCTCTGAGTCTCGTTTTAAAAGACGCATAGCTCATGGTCTACTATCCGGTAGTTTTTTCTCAGGAATGTTTGGCACTCGCTTACCTGGCCATGGTTGTGTTTACGTTTCTCAGTCATTTAATTTTAAAAGACCAGTCTATCTTGGCGATACTGTTACTGCTATTGCTACTGTAAAGTCAATTGATGTATCTACAAGGAGGGTTATCTTTGACACTGTTTGTAAGGTGCGTGGAAAAACCGTTATTGACGGTGTCGCTGAAATCTATATTCCTTGA
- a CDS encoding polysaccharide biosynthesis protein — translation MARLNYIWDLPRIHKRLISVVIDALFVIASFFAAYWSRIGHLKSLDSQLTWYVVCGTLVVTIVTFTKLGLYRAILRYLTFHALAVVSLGTLISAASISVLAFYFDAPVPRSVPIIYGAFLCLLCGGSRLIVRVLVTQANGKGMKRVLIYGAGAAGRQLALALRSSETHKVVGFIDEDKTLYNTIIMGIKVKSISRAERLIEKHSVSQVLLAVPSASRARRKEILDSLVHLSAEVLTVPDMKDIVDGKAQIDELKDVAIEDLLGRDSVAPQQALMEANIKAKVVMVTGAGGSIGSELCRQIVRQKPKALVLFELSEFGLYQIDRELSNLIESECLNVEIVPLLGSVQRINRLATTMKSFGVQTVYHAAAYKHVPLVEYNVVEGVRNNVFGTYYTAKAAIEAKVESFVLISTDKAVRPTNVMGTTKRMAELGLQALAEQENVKENGTRFCMVRFGNVLGSSGSVIPLFKKQIAAGGPITVTHPDIIRYFMTIPEAAQLVIQAGAMGKGGDVFVLDMGEPVKITDLAVNLIQLSGLELKDDNNPYGDIAIEFSGLRPGEKLFEELLIGDNVGETAHPRIMTASERFLPLDEYIEVIDRLDIACHNFEHDKIRELLLEAPTDFNPTDGIGDLVWQKLHDAKEDIDIIH, via the coding sequence ATGGCTAGACTAAATTACATTTGGGACTTACCAAGAATTCATAAACGGCTTATCAGTGTTGTCATTGATGCATTGTTTGTTATTGCTTCATTTTTTGCTGCGTATTGGAGTCGTATAGGACACCTTAAGTCTCTCGATAGTCAACTGACATGGTATGTGGTGTGTGGTACGTTAGTTGTAACGATTGTTACCTTTACAAAACTTGGACTTTACCGTGCTATCCTGAGATATCTTACTTTTCATGCGCTAGCTGTGGTTAGTTTAGGTACACTAATTTCCGCAGCTTCAATCTCTGTATTAGCATTTTACTTTGATGCTCCAGTTCCCCGCTCTGTGCCAATTATTTATGGTGCTTTCTTATGTTTGTTATGTGGAGGGTCTCGTTTAATAGTTCGGGTCTTAGTTACGCAAGCGAATGGGAAGGGAATGAAGAGGGTATTGATTTATGGAGCGGGTGCTGCTGGTCGCCAATTAGCTCTAGCTTTACGTTCTTCTGAAACACATAAAGTTGTTGGTTTTATCGATGAAGATAAAACCCTTTACAACACAATTATCATGGGTATCAAAGTTAAAAGCATCAGTAGGGCCGAGAGGCTTATCGAAAAACATTCTGTGAGCCAGGTTTTGTTAGCGGTGCCTAGTGCATCGAGAGCTCGCCGTAAAGAGATTCTAGATTCTTTAGTTCATCTTTCAGCAGAAGTCCTTACCGTTCCGGACATGAAGGATATCGTTGATGGAAAAGCTCAGATAGATGAGTTAAAAGATGTTGCAATAGAAGACTTACTTGGGCGTGATTCAGTCGCACCACAACAAGCTTTGATGGAAGCGAATATCAAAGCTAAGGTGGTAATGGTGACCGGAGCCGGGGGCTCTATTGGCTCAGAACTTTGTCGTCAAATTGTTAGACAAAAGCCAAAGGCTTTGGTCTTGTTTGAGCTTTCTGAGTTCGGTTTGTATCAAATCGATCGTGAGTTATCTAACTTAATTGAAAGCGAATGTTTAAATGTAGAAATTGTTCCTCTACTGGGTTCTGTGCAACGTATAAATCGACTGGCAACCACTATGAAGAGCTTTGGTGTACAAACAGTTTACCATGCTGCTGCTTATAAACATGTTCCTCTAGTTGAGTACAATGTTGTTGAAGGTGTTCGCAACAATGTATTCGGGACTTATTACACTGCGAAAGCGGCAATTGAAGCTAAAGTTGAATCGTTTGTTTTAATTTCTACTGATAAAGCCGTGCGGCCAACGAATGTGATGGGTACGACTAAACGTATGGCTGAGCTAGGTCTGCAGGCTCTAGCAGAACAGGAAAATGTTAAAGAGAATGGTACCCGTTTTTGTATGGTTCGCTTTGGTAACGTTTTAGGGTCTTCGGGTTCTGTGATACCACTATTTAAGAAGCAGATTGCTGCTGGTGGGCCAATCACGGTAACTCACCCAGATATCATTCGTTACTTTATGACAATACCTGAGGCTGCACAACTCGTTATTCAAGCGGGTGCTATGGGTAAAGGTGGGGATGTGTTTGTCCTTGATATGGGTGAGCCCGTGAAAATCACGGACCTAGCAGTTAATTTGATTCAGTTATCAGGATTAGAACTGAAAGATGATAATAACCCATACGGTGACATCGCCATAGAGTTCTCTGGCCTGCGCCCAGGAGAAAAGCTATTTGAAGAGTTGCTTATCGGAGATAATGTTGGTGAAACTGCTCATCCAAGAATTATGACAGCTAGTGAACGTTTTCTTCCTTTGGATGAATACATTGAGGTGATTGATCGTCTCGACATAGCATGCCACAACTTTGAGCACGATAAGATCAGGGAGCTATTGCTTGAAGCACCGACAGACTTTAATCCAACTGACGGTATTGGTGATTTAGTTTGGCAAAAACTCCATGATGCCAAAGAAGATATCGATATAATTCATTAG
- a CDS encoding DegT/DnrJ/EryC1/StrS aminotransferase family protein produces MLNTSFSPWPSFSEKEAEAIKQVLLSNRVNYWTGIECREFEKEFANWSCSSYAIAVSNGTVALDLALKAIDVGPGDEVITTSRTFLASASSIVTAGAAPVFADVDLNSQNITAKTIESVLTPKTKAVIVVHLAGMPAEMDEIMELSRKYGFFVIEDCAQAHGAKYKSRSVGSIGHIGAWSFCQDKIMTTGGEGGMVTTNDESLWKFMWSYKDHGKNYDSIYHKEHPPGFRWLHDSFGTNWRMTEIQAAIGRIQLQHMEKWTQLRQNNGAAIDLAVQDIDAVRTVVVPSYIQHAEYKHYLFVERDNLAAGWSRDRIIDEICARGVPVYQGSCSEVYLEKAFDNTMWRPTNRLPNAVKLGEESLMFLVHPTLTQAEVNKTCSVLREVLLLAISR; encoded by the coding sequence ATGCTAAATACATCTTTTTCACCTTGGCCATCTTTCTCTGAGAAAGAAGCTGAGGCTATTAAGCAGGTTTTACTTTCAAATAGAGTTAACTATTGGACAGGAATAGAGTGTAGAGAGTTTGAAAAAGAGTTCGCGAATTGGTCTTGTTCCTCGTATGCGATAGCTGTTTCAAACGGCACTGTTGCGCTTGATCTTGCCCTTAAGGCTATTGATGTGGGACCTGGCGATGAAGTCATTACTACATCAAGAACATTTTTAGCTTCAGCTTCAAGTATTGTAACGGCTGGGGCAGCACCTGTGTTTGCAGATGTGGACTTGAATTCACAGAATATAACAGCGAAAACTATTGAGTCAGTTCTAACACCAAAAACGAAAGCGGTAATTGTTGTTCATTTAGCAGGCATGCCAGCAGAAATGGATGAAATTATGGAGTTATCTAGAAAGTATGGCTTTTTTGTAATCGAAGACTGTGCTCAAGCTCATGGTGCTAAGTACAAAAGTCGAAGTGTTGGTTCAATAGGCCATATCGGAGCTTGGTCTTTCTGTCAGGACAAGATTATGACGACAGGCGGAGAGGGAGGCATGGTGACTACTAACGATGAGTCTCTGTGGAAGTTTATGTGGTCTTATAAAGATCATGGAAAGAACTACGACTCTATTTACCACAAAGAACACCCGCCAGGTTTTCGATGGTTGCATGACTCTTTTGGAACAAACTGGAGAATGACCGAAATACAAGCAGCAATAGGTCGGATACAACTGCAACATATGGAAAAATGGACTCAGTTACGTCAAAACAATGGTGCAGCTATTGACTTGGCTGTACAAGATATTGATGCAGTTAGAACTGTTGTTGTTCCGAGTTATATACAACATGCAGAGTATAAGCATTACCTGTTTGTGGAACGTGACAACTTAGCGGCCGGCTGGAGTCGGGACCGCATTATTGACGAAATTTGTGCTAGAGGAGTCCCTGTATATCAAGGTAGTTGCTCTGAAGTCTATTTAGAAAAAGCTTTTGATAACACTATGTGGCGCCCTACTAACAGACTTCCCAATGCGGTGAAGCTAGGAGAGGAAAGTTTGATGTTTTTGGTTCACCCGACTTTGACACAAGCAGAAGTAAATAAAACCTGCTCAGTTCTTCGTGAGGTGTTATTATTGGCTATAAGCCGATAA